CGGCGACGATGGTGTCGCTCGTCTCGTTCCCGCACATTCACAGGTATTTTATACTAGATTGATAGAGAAAGCTCACGGAGGGGAGGCGAGCACATGCACGAGGCCGACGGACCGTCACCAAGGCGTGACCTGGGCGCCGGAAATCTTCTGTTAACCTCACTCGGGTGTCCAGCACCCTGCTCACCAGTCGCCGCGAGGTGGACTATGCCTGGGTCGCTAGTTCGCTCTGTCGGAACTGATTTCGCGTAACCACAGCGCACCGTCACTTCCGCCCTCGCGCGAAGAGGCCGTCGGGCTCACCGTTTTGTTACGCCTCCGCGTTCTTCCGTAATCGGAGTTTCACCGTCGCACCCGTCCCGATCGGGACCGGGCGATTCCCCCTGCCCACATCCGAACCCGAGGATGACCGATGTCCGAGCCCAACCTGCCCACCGAGCCCAGCGACGCGAACGAGCCCCAGCTGCCCAGCAAGCCGCGCAACACCCGCCGCAACGCCCTGATCGCCGGGGCGGCCGTGATCGTCGTGGCGATCGCCGGCGTGGCCTACGCGGTGTCCGCGAGCGGTGACGACGACGAGGACGGTGCCGGCGCCGCGCAGACCGTGAGCATCGGCGTCACCGACGCCTCGCAGGCGTACTGGAAGACCTACACCGACCTGGCCAAGAAGGAACTGAACGTCAACGTCAAGCTGGTCAACTTCGGTGACTACAGCCAGCCGAACCCGGCGCTGAAGCAGGGCGAGACCGACCTGAACCAGTTCCAGCACATCCAGTACCTGGCCGACTACAACGTCACCAGCAACGACACCCTCCAGCCGATCGGCGCCACGGCGGTGTACCCGCTGCCGCTGTACTCCACCGACTACGAGAAGCCGGAGGAACTGCCGGCCAAGGCCAAGGTCGCCATCCCGAACGACACGATCAACGAGGCCCGCGGCCTGCTCGTGCTCCAGGCGGCCGGGCTGCTGACCCTCAAGGACGGCGGGGGCGCGTTCTCCAGCACCGACGACATCGAGACCGCCAAGATCGAGGTCGTGCCGCTGGACGCCTCACAGACGGCCGGCGCGGTGAAGAGCGGTTCCACCGACGCCTCGATCGTCAACAAGAACTACGCCGCCGACGCCGGTCTCACCAACGACCAGGTGCTCTACCAGGACGACCCGGCCAGCGACTCGGCCGCCCCGTACGTCAACATCTTCGCCGCACGCGCCGAGGACAAGGACAACGAGACGTACCAGAAGCTCGCCGCGCTCTACCACGACCCGTCGGTCGAGGCCGGCGTGCAGGAGGCCAACGACAACACCGCGGTGTTCCGTGACACCTCGGCCGCCGATCTCCAGGCCGAGCTGGCGAAGGTGGAGGAACAGGCGCGTGCCGCCAAGTGAGCCCGCGGTGCACGTCCGTTTCGAGGGCGTGACCAAGACCTTCCCGGGGCGCACCCGCAAGGATCCCCCGCACGAGGTGCTGCGCGGGATCGACCTGGAGATCCGCCGGGGAGAGATCTTCGGCATCATCGGCCAGTCCGGGGCGGGCAAGAGCACCCTGGTGCGGCTGATCAACGGCCTGGAGCCGGTCACCACCGGCCGGCTCCGGGTCGGTGACCGTGACATCGCGGGCCTGCCCGAGCGGGAGCTGCGCTCCGTGCGCCGCGACATCGGGATGATCTTCCAGCAGTTCAACCTGTTCCGCTCGCGCACGGTGGCCGGCAACGTGGCCTACCCGCTGAAGGTGGCCGGGGTGAAGCAGCCGGCCCGCGACAAGAAGGTGGCGCGGCTGCTCGACTTCGTCGGCCTGCTCCAGCGGGCCAACGACCACCCCGAGCAGTTGTCCGGCGGGCAGCAGCAGCGGGTCGGCATCGCCCGGGCCCTGGCCACCGATCCGTCGCTGCTGCTGGCCGACGAGGCCACCAGCGCGCTGGACCCGGAGACCACTCAGGACGTGCTGAACCTGCTCCGGCAGGTCAACCGCGAGCTGGGGATCACCATCGTGATCATCACCCACGAGATGGACGTGATCCGCCGGATCGCCGACCGGGTGGCCGTGATCGATTCCGGTCAGGTGATCGAGACCGGCAGTGTCTACGACGTTTTCGCGACGCCGAAGACACCGGAGGCGACCCGGTTCGTCAGCAGCACGCTGCGCGACCGGCCCTCCGCCGACACCCTGGCCCGGCTGCGGCAGGTGCACCCGGGCCGGCTGGTGTCGGTGCGGGTGCAGGACCGGCCCGGGTTCCAGACCACGCTGTCGTCGGCCTTCATCAAGCGGGACGTGGAGGCCGAGATCGTGTTCGGCGGGATCAGCGAGCTCCAGGAGCGCCCGGTGGGCAGCCTGACCTTCGCGCTGACCGGTGACGACGGGGCCGTCGACAACGCGCTGTCGGCCCTGCGTGCGGACGAGTTCGACGTCGAGGAGCATGTGCGATGAGCGATTTCGACTGGCCGGTGTTCCAGGAGGCGATCGGCCAGACCTTCTTCATCGTGTCGATCTCGGTGGTCGTCGGCGGTCTGCTCGGGCTGGCCCTGGGCGTCGTGCTGTACGCCACCCGGCCGGGCAACCTGCTGGCGAACCGGCCGGTGTTCATCCTGCTGAACGTGGCGGTGAACATCGTCCGGCCGATCCCGTTCGTGATCTTCCTGGTGGCCATCCAGCCGCTGATGCTGGCGTCCATCGGCACCACGATCGGCACCAACGCGGTGACGTTCGCGCTGTCGCTGTCGGCGGCGTTCGCGGTCAGCCGGATCGTCGAGCAGAACCTGCTCACGGTCAGCCCGGGCGTGATCGAGGCGGCCCGCGCCGCCGGGGCCGGGCCGGTAGGCATCCTGCTCACCGTGCTGGTGCCCGAGGCGCTCGGCCCACTGATCCTGGGCTACACGTTCATGTTCGTCGCGATCGTCGACATGTCCGCCCAGGCAGGCCTTTTCGGTGGTGGCGGGATCGGCGACTTCGCCATCACCTACGGCTCGCAACGCTACAACTGGCCGGTGGTGTACATCAGCGTGGCCGCGATGATCATCATCGTGCAGGCCGGGCAGTTCCTGGGCAACTACCTCGCCCGCAGGGCCCTGCGCCGCTGAACCACCGTGGTCGTGCACGAGATGCCCCTCGTGCACGACCACGGCTCTTGTGTGGGGACGACGAAACACCCGCCCCACGAACCGCGTTCATGGGTGCGCGCCCCGATTCCCCCGTCCCGAGGGGGCGCGCACCCGGCACCGGACGCCGGGGCGGAGGGAGGTCTCCGGCGCCGCTGCCACCGTCGCCCCACGGCGACGGATCCTCAGCCGCGCGTCACCAGTCGCGGCCTGCGCTCCGGCGACCCCAGAGCATCCATGAAATCCGCTGCTCTCCACAGACACTCGGCGATCTCCCGGGCCTGCGCCGCATCCGTCTCGAACGTTTCCCCCACGGTGATCCGCGGGCGGCTCATGGTGATGACGACCGGGTCGGCGAGCAGATCGTGATCCACCCGCTGAGCCACCCGCACCACCACCTCGTCGCCCGTCACCCGGACGACCCCGATCACCCGCTCGTGATCCACGGCCTCCTCCTCCACCACCGACGACCTCGCCCAGACGTGGTCCTCGCCGTGCCGCACCTCGCGCATCCGCGTCCCCTTCGCGATCCGCCGTCCACTTCCGTGAGCCACATCCTGTTCCACAGGGCCTTCGTTGTGCACACCCTCGTGTCGGGAATCCCGCTACGAGGCGCCCGCAGCGGGATCGCAGTCGCGGGAGCCGGTGATCTGGCACACTTTTGGGATGTCCGTCGTGGTGAGGAAGTCACTCGGAAGACAGCTCGCGGCCCTGCGCCAGGCTGCGGGCGTCACCCCGTCGCAGGTGGCCGGCACCAAGATCGCCAGCACCAGCAAACTGCATCGGCTGGAACACGGCGAGGTGTCGGTACGACTGGAGACCGTGTGGGCGCTCTGCGACCTGTACCGGGCCTCGGCCGAGGCGAAGAGCCGCTTGTCGTCAATGGCCCTGAACACCGCCCAGAACGGCTGGTGGGAAGGTTTTTCCGACCTCCTCGTCAGCCCGCACTTCGGTACCTACGTCGAGCTGGAGTCGGCGGCCGACGAGCTGCTGGCCTGGGAGGGCGAGCTGGTGCACGGGCTGTTGCAGACGCCCGAGTACACGGCGGCGGTGTTCGACGCGAATCCCTTTCCCACCCGCTCCGCAGAGGACCGCCGGCGGCAGGTCGAATTCCGACAGGAGCGGCAGCGAACGGTGCTGGACCGCGCCCGGCCGATCCGGCTGTCGTTCGTTCTCGGTGAGGGTACTCTGCTGCGGGAGATCGGGGGTCCCACGGTCCTGGACCGACAACGACAGCACCTACTCCGCATCGGGCAGCGGCCGAGCGTCGACATCTCTGTCCTCACCTGGAGGGCGGGGGCACATGCCCTGATGCGTGGATCGCTGCACATCCTCGGCTTCGACGACAGCGATGTTCCGGATGTCGTCTATGTGGAAGGCGTGCTGGGCGGTCGCTACGAGGAAGCTTCGGCCACGGTCAGCGCACAGAGGGCGAAGTACCATCTAGTGCGAGCATCGGCCACACCGATCGAGGAGTACCTGACATGACCGCCGACATTTCCTGGTTCAAGGCCTCCGCATCCGACACCGGAGGTGCCTGCGTCGAGATGCGCCGCCACCACGGCACCCCCGAACTGCGCGACTCCAAGAACCCCACCGGCGCCGTCCTCCAGCTCTCCCCTGCCGGCCTGACCACCTGGCTCACCGGCGCCCGCGACGGCGAGTTCGACCACCTCAGCCACCCCGCCTGAGCTCACAGCCGTCTTCGGGTGAGGCTTTTCGCCAGGGAGTCGATCGTTCCGGAGCCGCGTGGCGCAGGCCGCCCGCAGGAGCTGGAAGACTGGGCGGCCGCAATGGCTCCGCACGGAACGAGGAATCTGGTGTCAAACGAACTGCGAGCCCCACTCCGCTGGATTCTCGGCGTCGAGGGCGCCCCTGAGCCCAGGCCCGCCGACCGCGAGCCGGAGGCGCTCGCCGAGATCAGCGCGGCCGCCTTCGCCGTGGCGGTCGAGCTGCGGTTCGGTGAGCAGGCCACTGCCGAGCAGGCCCGTGAGTTCGTCACGCACCTGGGCGACATCTACCTCAAACCCGGGGCGCTGGACCCGCGACTGGCCGAGCAGATGATCCTGAGCGTGTACGACGAGGTGGAGGGGCTGGACGACGTTTCCCTGGAGCAGACGGTCGCCGCCCAGAACCTGATCACCGCCGCCACGGTGCAGGACATGGGCATCACCGAGGAGGCCCTCGAACGCTTCATCGACGACGTGGTGGAGCTGATCGTCAGCCTCGACGACGAGGACGACGAGGACTGAGACGTTCCGCCGGAACCCCCTCACGCCCGGGTCACGATCCTCCAGCAGGATCGTGACCCGGGCGTGGTTCGTGTTACGACACGACCATCCAGTCCAGCACCGGCGTCGACTGGAGGTAGACGATCCCGCACAACAGCAGGAGCAACAGCACGCTCCAGCCGAAGACCCGCCGGAACAGCGTGCCTTCGGCACCGACCAGGCCGACCGCGGCGGTGCCGACGGCCAGGCTCTGCGGCGAGATCATCTTGGCCATCACGCCGCCGGAGGTGTTGGCGGCGCCGAACAGCACCGGGTGCGCGCCGAGCTGCTGGGCCACCTCGGCCTGGAGACCGCCGAACAGGGCGTTCGAGCCGGCGTCGGTGCCGGTGATGGTCACGCCGAACCAGCCGACGATCGGCGACAGGAAGGCGAAGAACCCGCCCGCCCCGGCCAGCCACACGCCGAGGGTCGAGATCTGGCCGGACAGGTTCATCACGTACGACAACGCGAACACGCACAGGATGGTGAAGATGGCCCAGCCGAACTGGCGCATGGTGTTCACGTAGATCCGCGCGGCCTGCGCCGGGCCGATCCTGAGGACGGCGGCGGTGATCAGGCCCGACAGCATCAGCAGCGTGCCGGTGGCCGAGGCCCAGTTCAGCGTGTAGTTGGTGGCCACCGCCTCACCCGAGGGCGAGACGATGTCGAGGCCGGGCCAGGCGAACACCACGGTGCCCTCGGCCAGCAGATCCTTGATCGCCGGGATCTGGGCGAGGGTGAACACGGCGATGATCACCGCGTACGGGGCGAAGGCCAGGAACTGCTGACGGCGGGTGTCGACGACCTCGGCCGTCGCGGTGACGGCCACGGCGGCGCCGCCGTCCGCGGTCACCCCACCGGCGGCTCCGCCCTCGCTGGACTCACCGTCCGGATGGGCTTGTCCTGCCGGGGCTTTCGTCGTCCCCACGCTTTTGCTGTTGAGGAAGAACCGGCTGTAGAGAATCAGCGCGGCCGCGGCGACGAGGGCCGCGAAGATGTCGCACAGCTTGTAGTCCACGTAGTTGGCGAACACGAACTGGGCCACGCCGAACGAGACGCCACCGATGAGCGCACCGGCCCAGGCCTCCCGCAGGCCACGTCGGCCGTCGGCCATGAACACCAGGATGAACGGCACGAGCATGGCCAGCAGCGGGGTCTGCCGCCCGGCCATCGCGCCGAGGTCCTCGGCCGGCAGGCCGGTGGTGGTCGCCAGCACGGTGATCGGGTTGCCCAGGCCGCCGAACGCGACCGGCGCGGTGTTCGCGACCAGGGCCATGGCGGCGGCCTTGAGCGGGTCGAAACCGATCACGCCGAGCATCACCGCGCAGATCGCGATCGGCGAGCCCCCGCCCGCGAGCGCCTCCAGCAGGGCGCCGAAGCAGAACGCGATGATGATGGCCTGGATCCGCCGGTCTTCGCTGACGCTGGCGAAAGATCTTCTGAGCACTTCGAAGTGGCCGGTGTGAACGGTCATGTTGTAGATCCAGATGGCGTTGAACGTCAGCCACAGGATGATCAGGACGCTGACGCCCGAACCCAGCAGCCCGGCGTCGAGTGCCTGCGGAACCGGCATGTCGTAGACGAACACGGCCCCGGCCAGGGCGACGAGCAGCGATACCAGCCCGGCCCAGTGTGCCTTCATCCTGAACCCGCCGAGCAGGATCAGCAGGGTGAGCAGGGGCAGGAACGCGACGAGTGCCGAAAGGCCCAGTGAACCGGCCGGATCGAAGTCTTGCTGATACACGGTGAACGACTCCCACGGTGGAGCGGTGATTCCATCGTGGTCAGCGTTCCACCGTGGGACAGATCGCCTTAAGTGCCGTCATTCGGTTTTTTCGGGCATTAGGTCATGGGGGTCCGGGGGCGCCTGGCCCGGATGTGGCGGGAGATGTGTTCAGCTGACCGCCGCGGCGTCGTGCAGGCTGTCGTACAGGGCCGCGCGACGCATGTAGGCGCGAGCCGTGTCGAAATGCTCTGCGGTGCGCCGTAATGCGTCGAGGTTGCGTCGTCGGACCGCAGGGTCGCGTTCCTCCAGGAGCTTCTTGTTGGCGATGGTCTGTGCCTGGATGTAGTTGAGCGCGGCGTGGCGGCGCTGACGGCTGTAGACGTCGAGCAGGTCGTCGCCGGCCTGGCCATGGATGACCCGTGAGAGTTTCTCGGCCAGGTTGACGGCGTCGTGGATGCCGCCGTTCATGCCCATGCCCCCGATCGGGTTGTTGACGTGGGCGCTGTCGCCGGCGAGCAGGACCCGGCCCTTCCGGAAGGCCTCGGCCACACGCTGATTCACTTGGTAGACGTTGACGTACTCGACGTAGTACGGGTCGGTCTTCGGGAAGAATCGCTGGAGTCGCTCCTCGACGCGTGCCGCCGACAGGGCGGTGGCGTCGTCCTCACCGCGGCTGATCGGCAGAATGACCCGCCACAGGCCCTCGGGTGTCTCCCCCCGCACCTTGAACAGGTTGGCCCACTCCAGGGGGTCGGAGAAGTAGTTGCGCAGGGACAGATTCGGCTTGACGGCCTTGAAGTCGAAGCCGGTCGCGATCTTGATGAACCGTTCGGGATAGGTGAAGCCGTCGAACTGGAGGCCCGCGAGCCGGCGCACCGTCGACCGGCCACCGTCGCAGCCGATCACGTAGGAGGCCCTCAGTCGTTCCGGGCCGCCGGGTGAGTCGTACTCCACCTCGATGCCGCCGGCGGTCTCGGTCAGCCCGGTCAGCGTGTGCGAGAACCGCACGTCGAAATCGGAGGCGTCGGCGTACTCCTCGGCGATCGAAGCGGTGAGTTTGTACTGCTCGTACTGCAAGACATAGGGGAACCGGATCTCGTTCCCGAGCCGGCCGAGATCGAACTCGGCCACCAGCTCCCCGCTCGGCCGGTCGTGGAAGCGATAGGTGCTCGAGACCAGGCAGTGCTCCCGGATCTTCTCGACGATGCCCAGTTCGTCCAGCATCTCCAGGGTGCTCGGATGGAGGGTCGCGGCCCGCTGGTCCTTCACCGGTGCCGGCTCCGACTCCAGGACGGTGACCGGGACACCCAGCCGGTTGAGCGCCAGGGCGCACACCATCCCGACGGGGCCCGCTCCCACCACGACGACACGGGGGCTGATGCTCTGTGGCGACGTCACGGCGGGCGCCTAGTTCTGCTCGCGCTGGAGACGTTTGCTGACCTTGCCGACGGCGGTGTAGGGGAACTCGTCGACCACCTCCACGACATCGGGGAGCTTGAACGTGGCGAGGCCACTTTCCCGCAGGAACTGACGCACCTTGCCCAGGGTGAGGTCGGATGCGCTCTGCGGCGAGCGGGGAATCAGGTACACCTTGACGCGTTCGCCGAGGATCTCGTCGTCGACGCCGATCGCCGAAGCGTTGTGGACGCCGGCGTGGGCGAGGATCGCGTTCTCCAGTTCCTCGGGCGCGATCTTCTCACCGCCACGGTTGATCTGGTCTTTCGAACGGCCCACGACCCGGATGAATCCACGGTGGTCCCGCTCGACGATGTCACCGGTGCGGTAGAAACCGTCGGGGGTGAAGGCCAGGGCGTTCTGCTCGGGGTTGCGGTAGTAGCCGAGAATCACCGATGGTCCTCGCGTCAGCAGGTGCCCGGCGACGCCGGGGGGCACGTCGTTCCCCTCGTCGTCGACGACGCGGATCTCGTCGGCCTCCGAGGCCGGCCGGCCCTGGTAGCGCACGCTGGTGGCCCGGTCGACGTCGGCCGGGTTGCTGACGACCAGGCCCTCCCCCATCCCGAAGCTCTGCGACAGCTGCACACCGAATTCTGGCTCGACGCGCGCGGCCACGGTTTCGGTCAGCTTCGCGCCGCCGCACATGATCACTTCCAGGCTGGACAGATCAGAAGACTTGCGCAGCGAGGAGTTCAGCCAGGCGAGCAGGATCGGTGGTACCAGCGACACCCGGTTCACCCGGTGCTTCTCGATCAGCGGAAATGCGGTGTCGGGGCTGCCGTTCGGGGCGATCACGATCGTGGCGCCGACGCTGAACGCGCCCAGGAAGCCGGGGGAACGGGTCGACATGCTGTGGCAGATCGGTATGACCAGCAGGTGGATCGTGCGAAAGACGATTCCTCGTTCGCCGACGCTCCGGCGCAGCGCGTAGCCGTACGTCTGGTGGGTGTGTGGCATCAGTTTCGGCACGCCTGTCGTGCCGCCGGAGATCTGCAACAGCGCGACGTCCTGGGGGCTGCACCGCCGGGCGTGCTCGAGCGTCCCCCGGGACAGCAGCGCCTGGTACTCGGCGCCGCCACCACCCTGATCGAGGATCACGGTGTGTTCCAGGTGGGACCAGCGCTGCTTCAGGTCGGCGGCCATCGCGGCGAGATCGGTGCCGCTGTCCGAGGCGACGGTGATGTAGACGCGGGCCTGCGCGATGCGGACGAAGTGCTCGATCTCGGTGCGGCGGTGCGCGATCGGGGCGACGACGGGGACGACCCCGAGTTCCCAGAAGGCGAAGACGAACACGATGTACTCGTAGGTGTTGGGCAGGTGCACGACGACCCGGTCCCCACGACGCAGTCCCAGCTGCTGAAGACC
The Kineosporia corallincola DNA segment above includes these coding regions:
- a CDS encoding MetQ/NlpA family ABC transporter substrate-binding protein, which codes for MSEPNLPTEPSDANEPQLPSKPRNTRRNALIAGAAVIVVAIAGVAYAVSASGDDDEDGAGAAQTVSIGVTDASQAYWKTYTDLAKKELNVNVKLVNFGDYSQPNPALKQGETDLNQFQHIQYLADYNVTSNDTLQPIGATAVYPLPLYSTDYEKPEELPAKAKVAIPNDTINEARGLLVLQAAGLLTLKDGGGAFSSTDDIETAKIEVVPLDASQTAGAVKSGSTDASIVNKNYAADAGLTNDQVLYQDDPASDSAAPYVNIFAARAEDKDNETYQKLAALYHDPSVEAGVQEANDNTAVFRDTSAADLQAELAKVEEQARAAK
- a CDS encoding methionine ABC transporter ATP-binding protein; translation: MPPSEPAVHVRFEGVTKTFPGRTRKDPPHEVLRGIDLEIRRGEIFGIIGQSGAGKSTLVRLINGLEPVTTGRLRVGDRDIAGLPERELRSVRRDIGMIFQQFNLFRSRTVAGNVAYPLKVAGVKQPARDKKVARLLDFVGLLQRANDHPEQLSGGQQQRVGIARALATDPSLLLADEATSALDPETTQDVLNLLRQVNRELGITIVIITHEMDVIRRIADRVAVIDSGQVIETGSVYDVFATPKTPEATRFVSSTLRDRPSADTLARLRQVHPGRLVSVRVQDRPGFQTTLSSAFIKRDVEAEIVFGGISELQERPVGSLTFALTGDDGAVDNALSALRADEFDVEEHVR
- a CDS encoding methionine ABC transporter permease is translated as MSDFDWPVFQEAIGQTFFIVSISVVVGGLLGLALGVVLYATRPGNLLANRPVFILLNVAVNIVRPIPFVIFLVAIQPLMLASIGTTIGTNAVTFALSLSAAFAVSRIVEQNLLTVSPGVIEAARAAGAGPVGILLTVLVPEALGPLILGYTFMFVAIVDMSAQAGLFGGGGIGDFAITYGSQRYNWPVVYISVAAMIIIVQAGQFLGNYLARRALRR
- a CDS encoding helix-turn-helix domain-containing protein — protein: MSVVVRKSLGRQLAALRQAAGVTPSQVAGTKIASTSKLHRLEHGEVSVRLETVWALCDLYRASAEAKSRLSSMALNTAQNGWWEGFSDLLVSPHFGTYVELESAADELLAWEGELVHGLLQTPEYTAAVFDANPFPTRSAEDRRRQVEFRQERQRTVLDRARPIRLSFVLGEGTLLREIGGPTVLDRQRQHLLRIGQRPSVDISVLTWRAGAHALMRGSLHILGFDDSDVPDVVYVEGVLGGRYEEASATVSAQRAKYHLVRASATPIEEYLT
- a CDS encoding DUF397 domain-containing protein, translated to MTADISWFKASASDTGGACVEMRRHHGTPELRDSKNPTGAVLQLSPAGLTTWLTGARDGEFDHLSHPA
- a CDS encoding L-lactate permease, whose protein sequence is MYQQDFDPAGSLGLSALVAFLPLLTLLILLGGFRMKAHWAGLVSLLVALAGAVFVYDMPVPQALDAGLLGSGVSVLIILWLTFNAIWIYNMTVHTGHFEVLRRSFASVSEDRRIQAIIIAFCFGALLEALAGGGSPIAICAVMLGVIGFDPLKAAAMALVANTAPVAFGGLGNPITVLATTTGLPAEDLGAMAGRQTPLLAMLVPFILVFMADGRRGLREAWAGALIGGVSFGVAQFVFANYVDYKLCDIFAALVAAAALILYSRFFLNSKSVGTTKAPAGQAHPDGESSEGGAAGGVTADGGAAVAVTATAEVVDTRRQQFLAFAPYAVIIAVFTLAQIPAIKDLLAEGTVVFAWPGLDIVSPSGEAVATNYTLNWASATGTLLMLSGLITAAVLRIGPAQAARIYVNTMRQFGWAIFTILCVFALSYVMNLSGQISTLGVWLAGAGGFFAFLSPIVGWFGVTITGTDAGSNALFGGLQAEVAQQLGAHPVLFGAANTSGGVMAKMISPQSLAVGTAAVGLVGAEGTLFRRVFGWSVLLLLLLCGIVYLQSTPVLDWMVVS
- a CDS encoding FAD-dependent oxidoreductase; protein product: MTSPQSISPRVVVVGAGPVGMVCALALNRLGVPVTVLESEPAPVKDQRAATLHPSTLEMLDELGIVEKIREHCLVSSTYRFHDRPSGELVAEFDLGRLGNEIRFPYVLQYEQYKLTASIAEEYADASDFDVRFSHTLTGLTETAGGIEVEYDSPGGPERLRASYVIGCDGGRSTVRRLAGLQFDGFTYPERFIKIATGFDFKAVKPNLSLRNYFSDPLEWANLFKVRGETPEGLWRVILPISRGEDDATALSAARVEERLQRFFPKTDPYYVEYVNVYQVNQRVAEAFRKGRVLLAGDSAHVNNPIGGMGMNGGIHDAVNLAEKLSRVIHGQAGDDLLDVYSRQRRHAALNYIQAQTIANKKLLEERDPAVRRRNLDALRRTAEHFDTARAYMRRAALYDSLHDAAAVS
- a CDS encoding (2,3-dihydroxybenzoyl)adenylate synthase, which codes for MSIEPLPLDGVVQYPPETVAEYLDKGYWRDQTLSELLFATARQHPDKTAVIDRDRQLTYAQLTDEILRLAAGLQQLGLRRGDRVVVHLPNTYEYIVFVFAFWELGVVPVVAPIAHRRTEIEHFVRIAQARVYITVASDSGTDLAAMAADLKQRWSHLEHTVILDQGGGGAEYQALLSRGTLEHARRCSPQDVALLQISGGTTGVPKLMPHTHQTYGYALRRSVGERGIVFRTIHLLVIPICHSMSTRSPGFLGAFSVGATIVIAPNGSPDTAFPLIEKHRVNRVSLVPPILLAWLNSSLRKSSDLSSLEVIMCGGAKLTETVAARVEPEFGVQLSQSFGMGEGLVVSNPADVDRATSVRYQGRPASEADEIRVVDDEGNDVPPGVAGHLLTRGPSVILGYYRNPEQNALAFTPDGFYRTGDIVERDHRGFIRVVGRSKDQINRGGEKIAPEELENAILAHAGVHNASAIGVDDEILGERVKVYLIPRSPQSASDLTLGKVRQFLRESGLATFKLPDVVEVVDEFPYTAVGKVSKRLQREQN